From the genome of Streptomyces sp. NBC_01304:
AGTTCTTCCCCGGCACTCACCTCTTCGCCTGCCTCGCGCCAGTCCCGGCGGGCACGGGCAACTCCCGTGATCCTGCCGTGCTCGTGATGCGCGCATTCCAGGCGGACGATGGCCTCGGTGCCTTCTGGGACCATGGCACCGGTGGCGATCTCCATGCAGGTGCCGGGCCGGGTCAGGGCGGGCGGGCGCTCTCCCGCCAGGACGCGCCCCTCCGGAATCCAGGGTTGCGGGCCCCGGACCGCCCAGCCGTCGACCGCGGAAGCGGGGAACGCCGGTACGTCGGTCCGGGATGTCAACGGGGCGGCAAGTGTCGTACCGTCCGTTTCCGAAAGCGGCACGGCGACGGCCGGGCGGGCGCCCTGGCGCCCGGCTTCATGCATGGCAGTACGGGCCTCAGCCCACGATATGGGTGCGTCCACGTCGCAGAGAGTAGAGAGTCCGACGGCGCCAGCGCGACCCTTCCGGCTAAATTCAAAGGATCTTTAGAAGAACGGATGGAGGCTGCATGTCGACGGTACGGCTGGTCGAGGGTGCGGGACTGCGGTGCGTGCAGGTGCTGCTCAAGCTGCGGCGCGAGATGGTGGATGCCCCGCCAGGCAGCGTCTTTCACGTGATCACGGACGACCCGGCAGCCCCTCTTGACCTGCCCGCTTGGTGCCACATGACAGGCCACACCTACCTCGGCCCGGTCAGTGACGGCCAAGTCGACGGGGTTACTCCCGTCCATGCACTACGCCTCGAAGGCGCGGCGCAGTCCACAGACCCCGCGCACCCTTGGCGGCTGAGCGACTGAGCGCCGCAAGAGGGCCTGCGGCAGCGAGGGGAGGCGGGGCGGAATCTATGAATCCGGCCATGACCGACCGGCGAGGCTAAGACGGCCTCACCGTACGCCTTCCGCATTTACGCAGGTCACAGCCTTCGGCGGGATGCGCCTTGAGGTTCACTGGGGTGCAGGTGCAGAAAGTTCTTGCCTCCGCGCGCATGTTCTAGATATCTTTTGAACACCAAACAGCGACCGGAGGTGTCATGTCGGAGCGAGACGTCAGAGAGGGCCTCTTCGGCCAGCTGGCTCGCATCGGCAAGGCCATCAGCAATCCGAAGCGGATCGAACTGCTCGACATCCTGGGGCAGGGTGAACGCTCGGTGGAGTCGCTGGCCACCGCCACAAACATGACGGTGGGAAACACCTCCAGCCACCTGCAGGTGCTGCGCAATGCCCGCATGGTGGAAACCCGCAAGGACGGCACGAAGGTCATCTACTCGCTCGCCGATGAGCGCGTCGCATGCTTCGTGCGTGAACTGTGGACGCTCGCCGACGCTCGCCTTGCCGAGGTCGAGCAGCTCCTCAAGGACTACCTGCAGGGCGAAGAGACGCTCGAGCGGGTCACCAAGGAAGAGTTGGTCTCGCGCTCGCTGCGCGGCGACGTCTTCATCATCGATGTGCGGCCGGCCGAGGAGTACGCCGCCGGACACATCCCGGGCGCCACGTCCGTACCGTTTGACGAGTTGAACGACCACCTGTCCAAGCTGCCTGCAGACATGGACATCGTCGCGTACTGCCGTGGCCCGCACTGCGTCTTCGCTCCGAAGGCGGCGCAGATTCTCAAGCAGCAGGGGCTTCGGGCAATGGTGCTCGAAGACGGAATGCCGGAATGGCGTCAGGGGGGACTTCCTGTGAGCACTGCCAGTAGATAGCTGACCGGTCACGATTCTGACCGCTCACCACGCTGACCGATCGCCGAGCAGACGGCGTCGGCCATCAGCGAGATCACTTCACTGCCGGGTGCACCGCCCCGGCACGCCTTCAGCGTGCCCGCACTCCTAAGGCCCGGCCTCAGTTCCATCACACGTCACAGCGAGGTCGTACACGCGACCCCGCGACTTGACGTGTACTTGCCATGCTCGTGAACTGTAGGGGCGTACGTGAAAAAGATCCGACTGTTCCTTGCCCTGGCCGCGGTATCCGCGGCCACCGCCTGCTCCAGCGCAGGCGCTTCGGGCAGCACCAACGACCAAGGCATCCCGGAGAAGCTGGTCGTGGGAATCATCCCCAACGTGGCGCCGGACAAGCAGGGCGCCAAGTACGAACCGCTCCAGGAGTACCTGTCCAAGAAGCTGGATGCGGACGTCGAGCTGTTCGTGGCCACGGACTACGCGGGCGTCGTCGCCGCGCTCGGAGCCAAGAAGGTCGACGTCGCCTATGTCGGCGGCCTGACCTACGCGCAGGCCGAAGAGCAGGTCGATGTCCAGCCGCTGGTCACCGAGATCGACAAGGAGACCGGCACCAAGGAGTACCTCTCCGGCATCGTGGTCAGCAGCGACTCGAAGTACAAGAGCGTCAAGGATGTCCTGGACGACAAGGGGAAGTTCGCCTTCGGCGACGTCAGCTCGACCTCGGGCAGCCTGTACCCGCGCGCCATGCTGAACGCGGCCGGCGCCGAGTGTTCGGCGAAGTCGATCGACAAGTGCCCGCCACTGTCGAAGGTCTCCTTCACCGGCGGCCACGACGCCACCGCGCAGGCCGTGGCGAACGGCTCCGCGGACGCCGGCGGCCTGGAGGTGCGCATCCTGCATCGCCTGGAGCGCGACGGCAACGTACCCAAGGGCAAGCTGAAGATCATCGAGTCCCACAAGGTCATGGGCTACCCCTGGGTGATGCGCACCGAGCTCGGTGACAAGGCCGCCGCATCGATCACCGACGCCTTCAAGGCGATGAAGGACCCGGAGCTGCTCGACTTGATGCAGACCACCGGATACACGCAGGTGACGGAGGCCGACTACGCGCCTCTCACGAAGCAGGCCAAGGAACTCGGACTGCTCACCGCCGGGCGATGACGGGCACACCCTGCCCCGCCTGACTTTCCCAATCCACTGGGGGACTCACGCAATGAAGATCCAACTAGAGGGCGTGTCCGCGTCGTTCGCCGACCGCGACGTGCCCGCCCTCGACAACATCTCACTGACCATCAACCCGGGCGAGCACGTAGTCCTGCTCGGCCCCTCCGGCTCCGGGAAGACAACGCTGCTGCGATGTATTCTCGGCGCCGTTGCCCCGCAGGCGGGCACCATCCGAGTGGGCGGACTCGACCCCGTCTCACCGTCCGAACTGCGGGCCCTGCGCCGCAAGACCGGCGTGGTCCGCCAGGGCAATGACCTGGTCCTGGGCCTGCGCGCCCAGACCAACGCGGTCCTGGGCACCTCCCCCAGCTGGGGGCTGCGGGAATGGGCCGCCGTGCTGCGCGGCATCGTCCCTTCCCGCTACGAGGAGCGCGTACAGGCTCTCGCAGAGAACCAGGGCATCCGCCCGTTCCTCAAGGCGCGGGTGGAACACCTGTCGGGAGGCCAGCGCCAGCGGGTCGCCCTGGTCCGCGCGGTGCTGCCCGAACCCCAGCTGCTGCTGGCCGACGAGCCCACCTCCGGCCTGGACCCGGTCACCTCGCAGGCCGCCGTCGACACACTGCGTGCGGCCAATGGCGTCACCGTGGTTGTCTCCACTCACGACCTGGGCATCGCCCGGCAGTTCCCCCGGATCGTCGCCCTGCGAGACGGGCGCATCCACTACGACGGCGCCGAACTCACCGAGCGTGACGCCGAGGAGATCTACCAGGGGACGGCGGTGCCCGCATGAGCACAGACACCAGTCCCGACAAGGCCATACCCGGTACCCGCTGCGGGCCTAAGATCCCCCAGCAGCGCAACGGCTCGGGGCACCGACCGCCCGACACCGCCCAGCAGATGAGCGGGCACAAGCGGTCCAAGAGCATCTGGATCATCCTGGCCGTCGCCCTGGCCGCCGTGGTGTGGTCACTGGACGGCACCGGGGTGAGCATCGCCAATCTGGTCGCCGGCTGGGAGGGCGCCCGGGAGATCGCCGACGGGCTGTTCCCGCCCCAACTCGACCAGGAACTCCTGCAGTCGGTCGGCACGGCCGTCCTGGAGACCCTGCAGATCTCGATCGCCGCCCTGTTCTTCGGCGTCATCGGGGGGCTCGTCCTGGCCGTCCTGATGGCGGGCAACATCGGCGCCCCGCGCTGGCTGGCCGCCTCGGCGCGGCTGGTGGCGACCGTCTTCAGGTCGGTGCCCGAACTGCTGTGGGCGCTGGTGTTCGTGGCCGTCGTCGGCCTCGGCCCGGCAGCGGGCGTGTACGCGATCTCGCTGCACGCCGCCGGCCTGCTCGCCAAACTCGTCTCCGAGCAGCTGGAGGCCGTCGACCCGGCCCCGGTGGAGGCGATGCGCATGACCGGAGCCTCCCGGCTCACCACCGGCGTGCTGTCGGTCATCCCGCAGGCCCGCAACAACATCGCTTCCCTGGTGCTCTACCAGTGGGAGTGCAACATCCGCAGCTCGGCCATCATCGGCTTCGTCGGCGCCGGCGGCATCGGCCAGGCGCTCGGCATCTCCATGCGCCTGTTCCGCTACGACGAACTCGCCACGCTGATGATCGCCCTTCTGCTGCTCGTCGTGGCCGTTGACCAGCTCTCCCGGCTCCTGCGCCACCGCATGGGTGCGGCTACCCGCTAGTACCGGAAGTCCGCTTTGCCCTCTGGACAGAGCATCCCCACACCTCTACTCTTCAAGAGTTCTCTAGAATAGGAGATAAGAAAGTGACGAACTTCCTCTTCGTGCTGCACGACCCGCCCTACGGCACCGAGCGCGTCTACAACGGGATGCGCTGGGCGACCGAAGTCGCGCGGCGCGAGGGCACCGAGGTCAAGGTCTTCCTCTTCGGTGACTCGGTGGTCTCGGTGGTCGAGGGCCAGAAGACGCCGGACGGCTACTACAACTCCGGGAAGATGGCGACGAACTTCGCCCGTCTGGGCGGGGTGATCGGCTGCTGCGGTACCTGCATGGACGCTCGCGGGATGAGCGAGGACAACCTCACCAAGGGCGCCCACCGCTCCTCGATGAAGGAACTGACCGACTGGACCGAGTGGGCCGACAAGGTCATCAACGTCTGAGGTAGGAGCACCACACCATGGGACGCAACATCCTCGTGCTCGGCGGCGGCTTCGGCGGCCTGAGCACCGTGCGGGAGCTGCAGAAGTACGCGGCCCCCGACGACAAGATCACTCTGATTGACCGCAGCGACACCCAGGTGCAGGGGTTGTCCCTGCTGTGGCTGCTGCGCGGCTGGCGCACCCTGGACGACGTCCAGTTCGTCCCCACCAAGGACGCGCTGGGCCGGGCCGAGCAGGTCGTGGCCGACGTCGAGCACCTGGACCTCGCGAACAAGCATGTGCGCACCAGCGAGGGCGTGTTCGACTACGACGCGCTCGTCCTGGGCCTGGGAGCCGAGCTCAACATCTCGGGTGTGCCGGGCCTGGAAGAGGCCCTGGACGCCGGAGTGGCGGCGCACTATTACACAGCCGAAGCGGCCGTGGACGCGCACGCCAAGCTGAAGTCCGTGGCCTCGGGCAAGGTCGTCTTCCTGGTGACCCGCATCCCGTACAAGTGCCCCGCGGCACCGTACGAGGGCGCGATGCTCGCCTCGGACCTGCTCACCGAGACCGGCGTACGCGACAACGTGTCGGTCGAGGTCTACACCCCCGAGCCGCAGCCGATGCCGGTCGCGGGACCGGTGGTGGGCCAGGGCGTGGTGCAGATGCTCGAGTCGCAGAAGATCGGCTTCAACCCGGGCCACATCGTCGAGCGGGTGGACGCCGAAGCCCGCGAGGTGGTCTTCGAGGGCGGCGAGTGTGTCTCCTTCGACCTGCTGGTGTTCATCCCGCCGCACCAGGCGCCGGCCCCGGTCAAGAAGGCCGAACTGTCGCCCGCGGGCTGGGTTCCGGTGGACGCCCACACGCTGAAGACCATGGTGGAGGGTGTCTGGGCGCTCGGCGACGTCGCCTCGATCACCCTGACCAACGGCAAGCCGCTGCCCAAGGCCGCGGTCTTCGCCAAGGGCCAGGCCGAGGCCATCGCCCAGGGCGTGGCCCGTCAGTTCGGCTACGAGGCGCCCGAGCCGCACTTCAACGGCGAGGGGCACTGCTACCTCGAGCTCGGCGGACACCTGGCCGCCAAGGGCGCGGGCAACTTCTACCACCCCGACGGCGCGAAGATCGAAATGACCGAGCCGTCGGAGGAACTGCACCGCGCCAAGGAGCGCGAGGAGCAGGAGTGGATGGCCCAGTGGACCACCGGCACCAACGCCGGCTGACTCCACCCCGCTCCACACCCCTCTGAGCACCACAAGCCCGGCCGCCGGTTCCGGCGGCCGGGCCCCACCCCCAATTACCCCGGACCGTCACGTCCCCTGGCCGCACCCAGCCACTCTCCGGCCGTCCGGGGTGCCTGTCCTGCCCCGACGCGGGACACATCCCCGCCCAACGGAGGTCTTCCTCATGTCAGTCGGCACGTCCGAGCCTGTACGCACCCAAGAACCGCCGGGCCGACGCACCCTCGGTGACCGCACCGCCGCCTTCATGGTCCACAAGCGCAAGCTGGTCATGCTGGTCTGGCTGGTGATCGTCCTGGCGGCCGCGCCGCTCGCGGCCACACTCAACGGTGCTCTGTCCGGGGCTGGTTGGAACGCCAGCGGCTCCGAGAGCGAGCAGGTCCGCACCGAGCTGCGCAAGGACTTCGCCGCCCTCGGCGCGGAGGCGGCGGTCGTCGTCGTCCACGTCCCCGCCAAGGGCGAGCGCGATGCCGCCGTGGACGCGGTCATCAAGGAAGTGGACGGCCGCGACGCCGTCAAGGAGATCACCGACCCGCGTGAGCAGCCCCCGCAGGCCGGGCTCGTCAGCGAGGACGGCAAGACCGTCCTCGTCCCCGTGCACCTCGACGCGGGCGACGAGGCCGAACTGCCGGAAGCCGCAGGCAAGGTGAGCGAAGCCGTCGGCGAGGCGGAGCTGCCCAAGGGTGCGACAGCCGATGTGACCGGCGAGTGGCCGGTGTGGGCGGACTTCAACGAGTCCAACGAGAAGGCCATGTTCAAGGCCGAGATGCTCTCCGGCCTGCCCATGATGGTGCTGCTCGTCATCGTTTTCGGCAGTCTGATCGCCGCAGGCATGCCGATGATGCTGACCATGGTCGGCATCGCGAGCGCCTACGGAGCCCTGCACCTGATCACCATGGCGACGCCGCTGTCGGTGTGGTCGATGAACTTCTCGATGATGATCGGCATGGCGCTCGGCATCGACTACAGCCTCTTCATCATCACCCGCTACCGCACCGAACGCGCCAAGGGCAGCGACACCGAGACCGCGCTCGCAGCCACCCTGGCCACCTCCGGCAAGGCCATCGTGCTCTCCGGCCTGGCGCTCATCATGGCGCTCGGAGCACTGTGCCTGCTGCCGGTCATGGTGTTCCGCTCCATGGCACTCGGCATGATCCTCGCCGTCGTCGCGGTGGTCGCCTCGGCCCTGACGCTGCTGCCCGCCGTGCTGGCCGCCCTTGGCGACAAGGTCCTCAAGGGGCGCGCCGAGCGCACCGGCCGCAGCGAAGCCCGCTGGGGCCGCTGGTCCGACGGCGTCGTACGCCGACCGGCGGTGGGCCTGATCGCCGGTCTGGTGCTGCTCGGCGCCCTGGCCGCTCCCGTCGCGGGTGTCGAACTGGGCATGCCCGGTGCGCGCGTGGTGGACTCCGGATACTCCAGCCGTGACGGCTACGAGACCCTCACCGATGCCTTCGGCCCCGGCGCAGGCGCCGCCATCTACATCACCACCCCGGAAGCCGACGCCCAGCAAGTCGTCAAGACCGCCGAAGACCGAGGCGTCGAGAACGCTCAAGTGGCCTCCGAGGCTGCCGAGTCGGGCCGCACTGTCGTCCGCGTCACCCCGAAGACCGCCATCGACGACAACCGCACCTCCGACCTCGTCAGCGACCTGCGCGCCGATCTCGAAAAGGACGCACCCAAGGCCCGGGTCGGCGGACCGGCCGCGCAGAACCACGACCTGACCGAGGCCCTGGCCGCGTCCGCACCGTGGATCATCGCGCTGGTCCTCGCGATGTCGCTGCTGATGATGCTGGTCGTGTTCCGCAGCGTCATCATCGCCCTGGTCTCGGTGGTGATGAACCTGTTCACCGTCGGAGCCGCGTTCGGCATCGCGTCGATCATCTTCCAGCACGGCGTGGGCGCCTCACTGATCGGCATCGACCATCAGGGCTTCCTCAACGCCTGGGCGCCGGTGTTCTTCTTCGCCATCCTCTTCGGGCTGTCGATGGACTACCAGCTGTTCCTGCTGGCAGCCATCCGGGAGAAGTACGAGCAGAGCGGCGACACCCGCACCGCGGTGCGCGACGGCATCGCCGCGACCGGCAAGCCGATCACCAACGCGGCCGTCATCATGGTCATCGTCTTCGTCGCCTTCGGCGTCACCGGCCCGATCCCGCCCACCGAGCTGGGCATCACCCTGGCCATCGCGGTGATCCTCGACGCGACTATCGTGCGCATGCTGATCGTCCCGGCCTCGCTGGCCGTGTTCGGCAAGGCCAACTGGTGGATGCCGCGCTGGCTGGACAAGGTGCTGCCGTCCTTCACCTTCCGGCACTGACCGACGCACCTCTTCGGGGCGGTGCGGGCAATGAGGCCCGCACCGCCCGTCCACGCCATCCCTTGACCGTGACGTACGCCCGCAAGGAGCGCCATGCCCCGCCTCGGAATGCTGATCGACCTCAACACCTGTATCGGGTGCCATGCGTGCTCAGTGGCGTGCAAGAACGAGTTCGACGTGCCCCTGGGGGTGTTCCGCGACACGGTCAAGTACGTCGAGTCCGGCGAGCACCCCAAGGCGACCCGGCACTTCATACCCGTGCTGTGCAACCAGTGCGAGGACGCGCCGTGTCTGAACGCCTGCCCCACCGACGCGATCACGCGCCTGCCCAACGGTGAGGTCGTCATCGAGGAAGGCGACTGCAACCTCAACCGGTTCTGCATGTCGGCCTGTCCGTACGACGCCATCTACGAGGACCCGCAGACCAACACCGCGAGCAAGTGCACCTTCTGCGAGCACCGCACCTCCCAGGGCAGCGAGCCTGCCTGCGTGGAGGCATGCCCCACCAACTGCCGCATCTTCGGCGACCTCGACGACCCGGACAGCGAGATCGCCACCAAGATGCGCGAGAACGACATCGACGTATGGAAGCCGGAGGCCGGCACCAGCCCCAAGGTCTTCTACGTCGACCCCAAGCGGGCCCTGCCCCTCATCGCCGTCGACGGCGTCCAGGTCGACCAGAGCACCGACCTGAAGGGGCAGTAGTCCGATGCACGAGACCCTCGCCCAGGTCGCGCCGATCCCGCACGCCGCCCCCTGGGGCGGGCTGCTGGCCGCCTACTTCACCCTGATCGGCATCCCCAGCGGGCTCACCCTGGCCACCTGGTGGCACCGCAGCCGCTTCCCGAACGCCCCCCTCGCACTCGACTGGCGCGCCACCTGGCTGTGCCTCGGTCTGCTGGGCGGCGCCGGACTGCTGCTCACCGTCGACCTCGGCCGGCCCGAGCGGTTCTTCCTCATGCTGACCCGGTTCGGCAACTGGGACTCGCCGATCTCCCTCGGCGCGAAGATCATCGCCATCAAGACGTTCCTGCTCGGTGTCGCGCTGTACCTGCTGTGGCGACGGCGGACCGCCTCGAAGGACGCCGCGACTCCGCTGCCGGCACGCGGTGCGGCCAAGTACCTGGACAGCACGGTGGTCTGGCTGCTCGGCGTCTCCAGCGTTGCGCTGGCCGTCTATCCCGTTGCGGTCCTGGCCCGCACCTGGGTCTCCCCGCTCGCCGCGACCAGCGGCTCCGCCCTGATCTACCTGGTTACCTCGCTACTGATGGGCCTCGCCGTCGTCGAGATCATGCAACCCGGCAGCCAGGAGGTGCGGCATGTGGCGGCGCACCGACAGGTCACGCTCGCGCTGCTGATGACGTACGCGGCCGCACTCGCCTTCACCGCTGTGTCGGTGCCCAACGGGCCCGCCAAGCAGTCCCTCAAGGCCGTGGTGAGCGGCGAGTGGGCACCACTGTTCTACGGCGGCGCCGTCGGGATCGGGCTCGTCATCCCGGCAGTCCTTCTGCTGCTCGGCCACAGCACGCGATGGGCTCGCCTGGCCGCGGCCTGCTCCGTCCTCGCCGGTACCGGCATCGCCCGCTACCTGATCTTCACCGCCTGACCTCGGGGGGAATCCGCAATGACCATCGACACCGAGATACCGGACACCAAGACACCAGAGCCAGCCGCACAAGAGCCGGAGAGCTGGGGCCTGGGCCGCCGTGACCTGCTGAAGATCGGCGCCGCCGCAGGCGCGGCCATCACCGGACTCGGCGCCATCGAAATTGTCCGCAACCCGCAGCCCAGTGCCCCGGTCCCCAAGGACAGTGTGAAGTCCACAGCGGTGCCGTCGATGTGCCAGATGTGCACCACCGCGTGCGGCATCGTCGGCCATGTCGCGGGCGGCCGCCTACTGAAGATCACCGGCAATCCGGAGGACCCCAACAGCCAGGGCGCGGTGTGCGGCAAGGGCGTTGCCGGACCGTCCGTGCTCTACGACCCGTTCCGCATGCTCTATCCGCTCAAGCGGGTTGGCGAGCGAGGGTCCGGTAAGTGGAGGCGCATCAGCTGGGACGACGCATACAGCGAGATCGCCGAGAGGCTCAAGGAGATCCGCGAGCGTGGCAGGCCCGAGGAGTTCGCCTTCCAGCAGGGCCGCAACCGCTCAGCCGACATCGTCGCCCGCTTCCTCAACTCCTTCGGCACTCCCTCGCACTTCAACCACCGCGCGCTGTGCTCCCTGAACCGGCGCGCGGCGATCGCCACCACCATCGGTGAATCCGACTGGGACCTCGGCGACTTCGAGAACAGCCAGTACGTGCTGACCTTCGGATCCAACTGGGCCGAAGCCCACCAGGGGCACATCCCCGTAGCGATTCGCATGATGCGTGCCCGCCAGAAGGGCGCGAAGCTGGTCACCTTCGAGACCCGCATGTCCAACACAGCGGCCCTGTCCGACGAATGGTTCTGCGTCAAGCCCGGCACCGACGGCCTGATCGCCCTGGCCATGGCCAACGTCATCTGCCGCGAGAAGCTGTGGGACAAGAAGTGGCTCGACACCTGGTCGAACTACCCGGCCGAGAAGATCGCCGAGCACGTCGCGCAGTACACGCCGGAATGGGCCGAGAAGGAGAGCGGTGTCCCCGCCGAGGACATCAGCCGCATCGCCCGGGAGTTCGCCGCCGCCGCACCGCGGTCCACCACCATCTGCAATCGCGGCTCGCAGTCGCACCGCAACGGCTACTACAACGACCGCGCGATCACCATGCTCAACGCTCTGGTCGGCAACATGGGCAAGGAGGGCGGCTGGTGCTGGCACCCCCAGTCCGCCTGGGACAAGAAGGCCATCCCCGAGCCGGAGCCGGTACCGGAGAAGCCGACGCGCAAGAGCATCATCGCCGAAGCCAAGGACTGGCCGCTGGCCAACGCCTTCCCGGACAAGAAGATGAAGGTCGCCCAGATCGTCTACCTGTGGATCAAGGAGCGCCGGCAGAAGATCTCGGCGCTCATGACCTACAACGCCGACACCGCCTGGTCCTTCCCCGAAGGCAAGCTGGTGCGCGGCGTCCTCAAGGACGAGGAACTGATCCCCTTCCACGTCTGCATCGACGTGATGTACTCCGAGACCTCACACCTGGCCGACATCATCCTGCCCTGGGCCACCTACCTGGAGCGGTGGGACATCGACTCCCGGCCGCCGCAGGGCCTGGTCGACTACGTCGGCCTGCGCCAGCCCGTCATTCCTCCGCGCGGCCAGTCCAAGGACATCCGGGACATCTTCCCCGAGCTGGCCCGTCGTATCGGCGGCGGCATGGAGGAGTACTTCCCCTGGAAGACCACGGAGGAATATCTGGAGGAGTACTTCAAGCCCATCCCCGGCGGCTTCGCCCACATGAAGGCCAAGGGCATCTACATCGACCCCGCCAAGAAGCCGTTCTATGAGCCCTACGTCAAGCGGCTCACCCCCGACGAACTCGACGGATCCCGCGAGGACACCAAGACCGGGATCATCTACAAGGGCGTCGACGAGAAGACCGGCAAGCCCGCCGCGATCGGCATCCGCCTGAACGGCATCGCCCGCCGCGGCTTCATCACCCCATCCCGCAAGGTCGAGATCCACAGCGACTTCGTCGTCGGCAAGGGCAAGGAAGTCGGCAAGGACATCGAGCCGCTGCCGGTGTACGAGCCGATCCCCAGCCACCAACGGGACTTCCCCGACGACTACTTGATCATGACCAGCTACAAGATCAACGTGCACAACGGGCACCGCACCATGCAGTCCAAATGGCTGCAGGAGATCTCCCACACCAACCCCGCCCTGCTCAACCGGGCCACCGCCGACAAGCTCGACATCGGCGACGGCGACTGGATCGAGGTCACCAGCTTCCGCCCCAACGACGCTGCCATCCCCGGCGGCGACGGCTCCGAGGTCGGCACGATGCGCACCCGGGTCCGCCTCACCGAGGGCCTGCACCCGATGGTGATCGCCATCGCCCACAACGCGGGCCGCAGCGTCGGCGGCAGCTACGCCACCAACGGCAAGGACAGCGCCGACAACCCCGGCTACGGCGAGCTCACCGACCCCGACCTGGACCGCCTTTGGTGGAAGGGCGCCATCAGCGTCCCCCAGAACGACCTGCTGCCCATCTACCCCGACCCGGTGGCCGGCGGGCAGTCCTACCACGACACCGTCGTGCAGATACGGAAGGTGTGACCGCCTCGTGAACCCCATCCCCGTCGGAGCCGACCACGTCA
Proteins encoded in this window:
- the nrfD gene encoding NrfD/PsrC family molybdoenzyme membrane anchor subunit, whose amino-acid sequence is MHETLAQVAPIPHAAPWGGLLAAYFTLIGIPSGLTLATWWHRSRFPNAPLALDWRATWLCLGLLGGAGLLLTVDLGRPERFFLMLTRFGNWDSPISLGAKIIAIKTFLLGVALYLLWRRRTASKDAATPLPARGAAKYLDSTVVWLLGVSSVALAVYPVAVLARTWVSPLAATSGSALIYLVTSLLMGLAVVEIMQPGSQEVRHVAAHRQVTLALLMTYAAALAFTAVSVPNGPAKQSLKAVVSGEWAPLFYGGAVGIGLVIPAVLLLLGHSTRWARLAAACSVLAGTGIARYLIFTA
- a CDS encoding molybdopterin-containing oxidoreductase family protein; the encoded protein is MTIDTEIPDTKTPEPAAQEPESWGLGRRDLLKIGAAAGAAITGLGAIEIVRNPQPSAPVPKDSVKSTAVPSMCQMCTTACGIVGHVAGGRLLKITGNPEDPNSQGAVCGKGVAGPSVLYDPFRMLYPLKRVGERGSGKWRRISWDDAYSEIAERLKEIRERGRPEEFAFQQGRNRSADIVARFLNSFGTPSHFNHRALCSLNRRAAIATTIGESDWDLGDFENSQYVLTFGSNWAEAHQGHIPVAIRMMRARQKGAKLVTFETRMSNTAALSDEWFCVKPGTDGLIALAMANVICREKLWDKKWLDTWSNYPAEKIAEHVAQYTPEWAEKESGVPAEDISRIAREFAAAAPRSTTICNRGSQSHRNGYYNDRAITMLNALVGNMGKEGGWCWHPQSAWDKKAIPEPEPVPEKPTRKSIIAEAKDWPLANAFPDKKMKVAQIVYLWIKERRQKISALMTYNADTAWSFPEGKLVRGVLKDEELIPFHVCIDVMYSETSHLADIILPWATYLERWDIDSRPPQGLVDYVGLRQPVIPPRGQSKDIRDIFPELARRIGGGMEEYFPWKTTEEYLEEYFKPIPGGFAHMKAKGIYIDPAKKPFYEPYVKRLTPDELDGSREDTKTGIIYKGVDEKTGKPAAIGIRLNGIARRGFITPSRKVEIHSDFVVGKGKEVGKDIEPLPVYEPIPSHQRDFPDDYLIMTSYKINVHNGHRTMQSKWLQEISHTNPALLNRATADKLDIGDGDWIEVTSFRPNDAAIPGGDGSEVGTMRTRVRLTEGLHPMVIAIAHNAGRSVGGSYATNGKDSADNPGYGELTDPDLDRLWWKGAISVPQNDLLPIYPDPVAGGQSYHDTVVQIRKV